TCATCTGATTCAATTAATTAATAAAATACAGTTATTTAAATAAAAGGATCCTACGTCTAGCCCACTCCAGTTTTTTCTAACATGAGCAATAATAGGGGAAAGCCAGCTCAAATCAAATCAGGGATGCAATCCACTGATCAACATTCAGTGTATATCCTTTTCCTCTATTTTGTAACGTTGTTCTGCTTTTTCTATGGTTATATATTCATTATATGTTAGAATAGCTGGTATCACCCAATGATGTCCTCCTTTGTGCttaatcatgattttttttcaggcATAAATTAATGACATGTGTATGGGAAGCTAGCAATGGACGACTTATATACTGGGGGGCACCACCATGCTTCATCGCagtgttttctgtttttgttttctgaGCAATGCTCCATGGCAGTTGGGTCATGTCTATATCTTGCTATtgtaaatggacgtcaaaattgttGGCCCGGCCCGTTAGCATGTGTTGGCTTATTGTAATGACCTACAGGTTTGAAGACTGCTTATTATATCAGACTGCTTAAGTGTAATCAAGAACATTAACTCAGGCAACAGAATGGCGGCTTATGGTCCTATCCTGAAGGAAGTAGATAGGCCGAAGGATAGCTTCCAGATGGCCAGCTTCGACCATAGATTAAGATTGCGGGCGAGAGGGAATAAACGTTTTCACCGAAACAGTCAGGATCGCAGTAGGGAATAAGCTCAAAACTATATGTTCAAAAAAAAGCTCAAAACTATACCATCATCTGAGATACTATTCCTGCAGAAATCCGAAAACAGAAAGTTTCCTAAGCGATGGGTAAATAAATAGTCCAAATCCTCTGGCACAGGACATATGCACAGCTCCTGGTTCACATGTACTTCGATAAAGAGTACAAACTAAAACTCCAGATGCTACAGCCTATAGGCAATTACATGTGCAGGTGATGCTCATTCATAGCTTGGGAGTCACTCCAGTCGAAGACGGCGGGTACTGCTCGCTAGCTCTTCCTCATCTTTGACCTGGCGTACCTGCAGCTGGAGTTAAGGAAACAATGCCAAGGAACAGTTCCAGGGAAAACCAATTGCTGGGTTCatgtaaaaaataatataaaaacattatgaaCACCAGTCAACAAACGACAAGCACGAGAAATTATAAGAAAAATTGCATTTAAAGTAGAGCCAGCAATGTCTTGAACAGCAAAAGATAAAGGATACTCAATTTGCAAGCCATCGCTGTCGGAAGAAGACAGGATGGTACCTTTGAGGTTCTCCATAGCAGCTGTGGATGATTCGATATCCTGCAAAATAAGGCCATGTCTCAGAAAAGTAAAGCTATGGAAACAGGGATGAAGAAGCGATATTACCCCCTCTTCGATTCTAGATGTATTTTCCGAATGCACGTAAACAACCCCTTCTGAACATGAAGCGCTAATATACACCGAAATATAGTGATTTGTCATATCAAACATTGTTCCTACATTGAACTTGCGTCTGATTGTACTTCTAATAATTATAAGTACAAGAAAGTACGGCATCTCTCTGATTATGCCAATTCTACATCACTAACAAATGCAAATGTCCGGAAACCTAAACTTGTTAGTAAGTTAAGAACCCATGTGCAACTCAACGACAACCTGTGATGTGCCTATTGGTCATATATTTACTCAAAAGGCCCTATTGGTCGTATATTTTAATTTTTACAGTGAAGACAATCAACCATCTGTAGCATCTCTGAACAACAGGTAGAATAACATCACTAAAACGTAAACAACAAAGGTAGACATACCGTAAAATCAGCAAATGCTGCAGGCAGTCCACCGCGGCGACGCATTTTAAGCACATGAAATCCAGGTTGCCTGCCAACAATAAGCAATAATCATCACTTTCTTCTACAACTTCACTTTAGTGAATATATTAGTAGAGTTTAGTCGACATACTTAGACAAAAGTTCCTCTAGCTCCTTCTCTGTACATGCTTGTCCCAAATTTGAAAGAAATAAAGTAGAGCAAGGTGGAATTTTGTCTGGCTGATCCTGTACAATCAATGTCGCATTATAAGAATGTGAAACACTGCATGGGAAAATCAAATATACTTTCAGGGTTACAAATTGATATGCATCCATCATTAAAATATTGCAACTGCACACTTCAAAATTCCAAAAACATATATACAGAACGTGTCACAATATGTGCAGTTAAAGAAGACATGAAGAAACATGATAAAAGCATGTGCACTGTCCCACTTACAAGCCATATTCGTATTTAAAACATTTATAGGAAAACATGTTCAAAGTAACCCAGTTCGTACAGATACACCCCTTTTCAGATTGGTAGATAATTCGAGCTACTACATGATTCTTCAAGGCATGCAAAATTTACATTGCAAGTGTAATTTGGTCAGCCTCTTCTAATAATCGCTAAACAGAAatatgagcatgaacacaagtaaCATCATGCCACAATATAGAATGTGACAAAGCATGCTACAAAAACATGcagaatcagttgcattgtttcaCAACACTGCCGCAGTGTATATTAGTTATACAAAGACGATATAAGATCAAAGTGTGATGAAGTGAAGCCATAACACAAACTCACATTTGAAGAAGAACGCCCCTTCTGCTGCTTGATCCCTGGTTCACCACTGTCCATCAAAGGAAACATCAATCAAATATCATCAACAAATCCATGCACAATTGGCAGACATAAGAGAAGTGGCTCACTAGCACTAGTGTTGAATGCCAAATTAAGAAATAAAACTAACTCAAACTATGAGTAATGCAAACTGCATGTCAACCTTTGGTCCGTGGGTAACTCGTTCTTGTCGCTGGAATTATCATTTTCTTCATCCGATTGTCCATCAGATCCACCCTGTCCTGAATGTTTGGTTGCCAACAACAACAAGAATGTGCAGGTGAGATACACTATGTTCTAGTGACAGTGCGTTGACAACCCATACTGCAACCGGCATTACTTTTATTACATGTGTGTGCAAAGTCATCAGACCGCAAAATTGTTTCCTAATGGGGGCAAATAAAGTGCAAACTCTTACTGCTGCTAACATGCCAATACACTTGCTAGTTATTTCATGAAATCAACTCAAATATTTCTAGAGAAAATAAAATGAATAGGTACCCCTCGAAGTAATCAACTATCAAAATTAAGTGTTAACACTCAAATTGTGCTCCTCAAGATATGGAACATACCAAATAAATAAGAGGAGAAGGAAGTGAATGGAAGCCATGTTGAACAGCAAATTTCTAGCCCTTCCTAATTTCTCTTATACAAGTTCAGTCTGAATACGATTTTTTAGATGGCACTACAGTGGCTTGCTAGCTATGTGGAGTCGAGGACCAACTCCCTTACAGATGTGAGACATTATCAAATAAGTATGACCATTACCATCATCATTGCCTGATacatcatcatcaccttcatcacggTTGTTATCATTGTCAGAATTTTCCTCTGTTCGAACTCGCTTGTCAATTACTCTGTAGACCTCACCACCACCTAACATGAAAAATTGTAATCCATTGAATGGCGTGCAAGTTTTCAATGGCATTTTAATTGGGGAAACTGGTATGATTAAGAAAATTAGCAGTAGTGCACAAAAGTACCTCCATGGCGTTTGCGTGAATTCGACTTAGCTAGCTCAATGTGCAAGCAATCACCGTTATCAGGATCAAAAACAGACCCCTAAAATGGAACACAATGTCAGACCGGTGCTAATGACAATCAAGTGATCAACACTATTGATACAGCTATGAGGCCAGAACGTAAGATTTCTGACGCAGGAGTAGGTAATTTCTTTCTACTACCGCATACATCAAAAATGCACTTTATACATCAGAGGCATGTGTAGAGCTTTTGGCCTACTCATATGGTCAAGGTTTGACAAGTAAAAGCATAAGAGTTTTTCTAGATCATATTTACGGAAATCCAGTCTTTGAGTTTTGATTCCATGTAACTAGAGCAAGTCAAGTTTCCTCTTAACAATTCTCATTGGCATGATGTACTACTGTGAAGTGGCACATGATTTCATCATTCAATATCAACCTATCGATGCAAATCAAGCACCTTTTACACAACAGACACTGTCAGTTTGCTAATCAGCATATGGATTTAAATAGTGACTAAAGCTACTACCCTGGAAATTCGCTGCATTAAGACCATTCTTTATAAGGCTTGGACGCTTAGTCGGCAAAGCGCCCTGGCAGCGCCTTACAATTATGCCCACTTCAGGCGTACGCCTTAGGCGTCAAGGCGGTTGGTGCTCGCCTTAGGTCTCCTTACAGCCTTATAAACAATGATTAAGACCTGCTGCTGAATTTTTAATACAACGATTGAAGTGAGGATGCCGGCAACGGCACGATACTTAGCAGGGAATTAAGTATAACACTCTGCCTAAATTCATATCCACATTAGCACCGAGAAATTCTACACAGGACAAGCAGGAAAAACGCAGAAGGAACTTGACTCGCAGTGTAACTCACATTTAACGAAGCCATTGCTGCCAGGGCCGCGTGATGGGTGAAGAATGACACAAAGGCAACAGCCTGCAGCACAAGAATTAAGATACGGCATCAGAAGAACAGGGGTATGCTCAAATCTAGGTAATGTAACATATACACCCAAACAGGGGAGATGGAAATTCTATCTTGCCGCTCTACTAGAGAAAATTGGATTAGTCTACACTAGTCACATACAGAGTCAAGTCTAAATGGCAAAGACGAGACGGCCGAATCGAAGGGCTCTTCCCCCAAATACCTACGCGAGGGTTTAGTCTGAGTGAAGGGCAGAGCACGGGGTAGGGGAGGGGGGTGGGGACCTGGTTGCC
The sequence above is drawn from the Triticum aestivum cultivar Chinese Spring chromosome 7A, IWGSC CS RefSeq v2.1, whole genome shotgun sequence genome and encodes:
- the LOC123151096 gene encoding uncharacterized protein; the protein is MSLSHRRPHLPPAAPPAGDPYYHLYAPQPLQHPDPRQGVVTLFVAGLPDDVKPREIHNLFSRRPGFDHCLLEYTGRGNQAVAFVSFFTHHAALAAMASLNGSVFDPDNGDCLHIELAKSNSRKRHGGGGEVYRVIDKRVRTEENSDNDNNRDEGDDDVSGNDDGQGGSDGQSDEENDNSSDKNELPTDQSGEPGIKQQKGRSSSNDQPDKIPPCSTLFLSNLGQACTEKELEELLSKQPGFHVLKMRRRGGLPAAFADFTDIESSTAAMENLKGTILSSSDSDGLQIEYARSKMRKS